Proteins encoded within one genomic window of Fibrobacter sp. UWB16:
- a CDS encoding M15 family metallopeptidase encodes MTDLSQDLLPYGLGTPDLVEFQPGYFVDREIVDDLCALSNEAKANGFELRIESAYRSFEKQLSIWNRKARGELKLLNEKGEPMERAKDEEELMYAILTWSALPGASRHHLGTDIDVVDGAACPEGYEVQLTPAECSGMFAKFHAFLTSRMEADTSFGFSRVFIPGRGKIKPEGWHIAHLPTSRKRLEHFSLDTLRSIYECSDMECKRVVLARLPKLAEDYIYPYFI; translated from the coding sequence ATGACGGACTTGTCTCAGGATTTGTTGCCCTACGGCCTTGGAACGCCAGACTTGGTGGAATTCCAGCCAGGATACTTTGTAGACCGCGAGATTGTGGATGATTTGTGCGCGTTGTCAAACGAAGCCAAGGCGAACGGTTTTGAACTGCGCATTGAATCGGCGTACCGCTCGTTTGAAAAGCAACTCTCGATTTGGAACCGCAAGGCTCGTGGCGAACTCAAGCTTTTGAATGAAAAGGGCGAGCCGATGGAACGCGCGAAAGACGAAGAAGAGCTGATGTATGCGATTCTCACATGGTCGGCATTGCCGGGGGCGAGCCGTCACCATTTGGGGACGGACATCGACGTGGTCGATGGAGCTGCATGCCCGGAGGGCTACGAGGTGCAGCTTACGCCCGCGGAGTGCAGTGGCATGTTTGCGAAGTTCCATGCTTTTTTGACGTCTCGGATGGAAGCTGATACATCGTTTGGCTTTAGCCGTGTGTTTATTCCCGGGCGCGGGAAAATCAAGCCTGAAGGCTGGCACATTGCGCACTTGCCGACATCGCGTAAGCGCTTGGAACATTTCTCACTAGACACGCTGCGAAGCATTTATGAATGCTCGGATATGGAATGCAAACGTGTTGTGCTTGCCCGCTTGCCCAAGCTCGCGGAGGATTACATTTATCCTTACTTTATTTGA
- a CDS encoding phosphatidylcholine/phosphatidylserine synthase has translation MGKLRFVLPNTFTSLNFLLGVFSICWTTGAFGSFSTADQIRMGAYFVMLSALFDKLDGFAARLVNASSEFGAQFDSLADLVAFGLAPAFCFFFTYKIYAPEWFQNHGLLMTVALTVYVLCAAMRLAKYNACDSDTYHHHFSGLPSTFAGMVNATLIVFLMTKGVFADSSTFLFWLPIIVFVATGFLMVSPLFLPKLQPRKNKAFNIFQIVLILLTYVAGLLFYNPKVPFILEYLLILGASYMLIGFGVGLAYRKQIIEEAKAAKK, from the coding sequence GTGGGAAAATTACGTTTTGTTTTGCCTAATACTTTCACAAGCCTGAACTTTTTGCTCGGTGTATTTTCCATTTGCTGGACAACCGGAGCTTTTGGTTCGTTTAGTACGGCAGACCAAATCCGCATGGGTGCATACTTTGTAATGCTGAGCGCTCTTTTCGACAAGCTTGACGGCTTTGCCGCACGCCTCGTAAACGCCAGCTCCGAATTCGGCGCCCAGTTCGACAGCCTCGCCGACTTGGTTGCTTTCGGTCTCGCACCGGCATTCTGCTTTTTCTTCACCTACAAGATTTACGCACCGGAATGGTTCCAGAACCACGGGCTTCTGATGACGGTTGCACTTACCGTTTATGTGCTCTGCGCCGCTATGCGTCTCGCCAAGTATAATGCTTGCGATTCAGACACGTATCATCACCATTTCTCCGGCCTCCCCTCTACTTTCGCAGGCATGGTCAATGCAACACTCATCGTATTCCTCATGACCAAGGGCGTTTTCGCAGACTCGAGCACGTTCCTCTTCTGGCTCCCGATCATCGTGTTTGTCGCCACGGGTTTCTTGATGGTGAGCCCGCTGTTCCTCCCGAAGCTCCAGCCGCGCAAGAACAAGGCTTTCAACATTTTCCAGATTGTCCTGATTTTGCTCACCTACGTTGCCGGTCTCCTCTTCTACAACCCGAAGGTGCCGTTCATTCTTGAATACCTGCTCATTCTCGGAGCAAGCTATATGCTGATCGGTTTCGGTGTGGGTCTCGCCTATCGCAAGCAGATTATCGAAGAAGCTAAAGCAGCCAAAAAGTAG
- a CDS encoding CHC2 zinc finger domain-containing protein, protein MLIDQEHAEYMRTKAHPRQLGIPLSRWGRNLIACCPFHAPEETSLFFYDALGYWRYRCLQCGAEGDLVDFLMKSRFNGMDEQSARSEAFEFLGALDKDLANNQDSEHPWVKEVGGEKSKVLECFVRYCHWAACKSPSSAKFLEARGWSIGQAQLYGLGYYSGDPEPFISYCMLSGIERHQISFYLDNLEAYHEPRITIPARNSKGFIHSVYGRLIDDNEKSHTYITYASGPTVIPFNIQADSENPIIVQGFFDALTADLAGIPGVVSTMFQELNVNHLYKLKACGAESFTVILRREEDRRNQELKIQKYLKLAEQMHMSLKSIVLPKDETVDTFVRKNGADQLIDLIANTEVDTIHSHRRSMLLQDIKENFDTAMACPPDQSVGYKLSTFPKLTKEIDGVQSGCFFVSSQPFGLKTFLLSSFTLDLIESNPNLKVIYVAYETPRRQIFDRFVSMLIGESILNVRKQNADNQINKKITDATRDLMAYVRNNRLEIWDDMPSLDFNDLLKTFSQELKDHPDLILVIDGIDHMKITDRPELPDIHEKRSSIMLDLYKALDIPIFLGGELIDSNMGLLGPRAYLRDSDAIYWLTEKEGALNLSVDSKRMGTSRVYEDKILIDSQSSRMKEA, encoded by the coding sequence ATGCTGATTGATCAAGAACATGCAGAGTATATGAGAACTAAAGCTCATCCGAGGCAACTGGGAATTCCCCTGAGCCGTTGGGGGCGTAACCTTATCGCCTGCTGTCCGTTCCACGCTCCAGAAGAAACATCGCTGTTTTTCTACGATGCGCTAGGTTATTGGCGCTACCGCTGTCTCCAATGCGGAGCCGAAGGCGACCTGGTCGATTTTTTGATGAAGAGCCGCTTTAACGGCATGGATGAACAGAGTGCCCGTTCCGAAGCCTTTGAATTCCTCGGCGCACTCGACAAGGACCTCGCAAACAATCAGGATAGCGAACACCCGTGGGTCAAGGAAGTCGGTGGCGAAAAATCCAAAGTGCTCGAATGCTTTGTGCGTTACTGCCACTGGGCCGCCTGCAAGAGCCCATCTTCGGCAAAGTTTCTCGAAGCCCGCGGCTGGAGCATTGGCCAAGCCCAACTTTACGGTCTCGGCTACTACAGCGGCGACCCCGAACCGTTCATCAGCTACTGCATGCTCTCCGGCATCGAACGCCACCAGATCAGTTTTTACCTCGACAACCTCGAAGCATACCACGAACCGCGAATTACCATTCCGGCCCGCAATTCCAAGGGATTTATCCATTCCGTTTACGGTAGACTCATCGACGACAACGAAAAGAGCCATACCTACATCACGTATGCTTCAGGCCCGACCGTTATTCCGTTCAACATCCAGGCGGATAGCGAGAATCCCATTATCGTACAAGGTTTCTTTGATGCGCTCACGGCGGACCTCGCCGGCATCCCGGGCGTCGTTTCCACGATGTTCCAGGAACTGAACGTCAACCACCTGTACAAACTCAAGGCCTGCGGAGCCGAATCATTCACAGTCATTTTACGCCGCGAAGAAGACCGCCGCAATCAGGAACTCAAGATCCAGAAGTACTTGAAGCTCGCCGAACAGATGCACATGAGCCTCAAGTCCATTGTACTGCCGAAGGACGAAACTGTCGATACTTTTGTCCGCAAGAACGGCGCCGACCAGCTCATCGACCTCATTGCCAATACCGAAGTCGATACCATTCATTCGCACCGCCGCTCCATGCTGTTGCAGGACATCAAGGAAAACTTCGATACCGCGATGGCTTGTCCGCCAGACCAGAGCGTGGGCTACAAGCTCAGCACATTCCCCAAGCTCACCAAGGAAATCGACGGCGTTCAGTCGGGATGCTTCTTTGTATCGTCTCAGCCATTCGGCCTCAAGACGTTCTTGCTTTCGAGTTTCACACTCGACCTTATCGAGAGCAACCCGAACCTCAAGGTCATTTACGTGGCTTACGAAACGCCGCGCCGTCAAATCTTTGACCGCTTCGTTTCCATGCTCATCGGCGAATCGATTTTGAACGTCCGCAAACAGAATGCAGACAACCAAATCAACAAGAAAATTACAGACGCTACACGCGACCTAATGGCTTATGTTCGCAACAACCGTCTTGAAATTTGGGACGACATGCCTTCGCTTGACTTTAACGACTTGCTCAAGACGTTTAGCCAAGAACTCAAGGACCATCCGGACTTGATTCTCGTGATTGACGGTATCGACCACATGAAGATCACCGACCGCCCGGAACTCCCGGACATCCACGAGAAGCGTTCGTCCATCATGCTTGACTTGTACAAGGCGCTCGATATTCCGATATTCCTCGGTGGCGAACTCATTGATTCGAACATGGGACTTTTGGGACCGCGCGCATACCTCCGCGACTCTGACGCCATCTACTGGCTTACCGAAAAGGAAGGCGCCCTAAACCTCTCAGTGGATTCCAAGCGCATGGGCACAAGCCGCGTCTATGAAGACAAGATTTTGATTGACTCACAATCTAGCCGCATGAAAGAAGCTTAA
- the ruvC gene encoding crossover junction endodeoxyribonuclease RuvC, whose product MVILGIDPGSITTGYAFLKKTGNQIQVLEYGTFHANATKNLEDRLVHIVTELEKRLDHYHPDALAMEGVFFAKNVKSALVLGHIRGAILVACHRRGLTYEEYPPKVVKQAVTGNGAASKEHVANMIFAHLGIAGGDLPLDASDALAIAWTHANPAPLAQSLLGKKSKPKKKTTVQQWKDLIEKMGGTIQ is encoded by the coding sequence ATGGTTATTCTTGGTATTGACCCGGGCTCGATTACGACCGGATATGCGTTCTTGAAAAAGACTGGCAACCAGATTCAGGTGCTGGAATATGGCACGTTCCATGCGAATGCGACTAAAAATCTCGAAGACAGGCTTGTGCATATCGTGACGGAGCTCGAAAAGCGCCTGGACCATTACCACCCGGATGCGCTTGCGATGGAAGGCGTGTTCTTTGCGAAGAACGTGAAAAGTGCCTTGGTGCTCGGGCATATCCGCGGGGCGATACTTGTGGCGTGCCACCGTCGAGGATTGACGTACGAGGAATACCCGCCGAAAGTTGTAAAGCAGGCTGTAACGGGCAATGGTGCTGCCTCGAAGGAACATGTGGCGAACATGATTTTTGCACATTTGGGAATCGCTGGCGGGGATCTCCCGCTCGATGCTTCGGATGCGCTTGCTATTGCATGGACTCATGCGAACCCAGCCCCGTTGGCGCAGTCGCTTTTGGGTAAAAAGTCGAAGCCCAAAAAGAAAACGACGGTGCAGCAATGGAAAGACTTGATTGAAAAAATGGGAGGGACGATTCAATGA
- a CDS encoding ABC transporter substrate-binding protein gives MSVHFKKVAPLCYLSIAVALLATGCKDDNTKNIKTKTSEYPRNETLYVGGFDWSPPATFNPLDPDPNFPSDGNIRLMYESLLAFNQLTGKLDPMLADSYSQTDSCITVHLNSQAKWNNGEKITTEDVIYTFKMDSILPTAHHNNWKYIKTVTDDGDNHISFHLTENKNPLMVLNAIAETSILPKSVFEPLLKSAKTGKSYNMEKILEFKNDVQPVASGPYTLANYSPDQIVLKRSENYWRSSKYGGRKPAPKYIIHPIYDKNDNFNNAMTRGNLDVSSIYLPRIWEKAKDSIRAWSREEPYQLPATITALVVAVTKEPFNNVSFRRALAHSIDFDKIKARALSNYTPAMQPGFILPFGLEKKYFNKEDADEFGYSYNTEKAREILSEAGYSWNADGKLLDKKKKPIRDITIECTQGWNDWVETINVVVESFAEIGITATPKIVDYAIWDSDLRRGTFDLAMKTPPTEHSVANPWNRFYQMLSTISYKPVGEETFVNQGRFQNEDINILLKEIPTITNEDSLVQAYRELNKLFMETVPVLPLMYRPSTFYQFSTKHWTNFPTAENPYAPPSNLIVAAGVSALWEIVPVDQADNQ, from the coding sequence ATACCCGCGAAACGAAACTCTTTACGTAGGCGGTTTCGACTGGTCCCCTCCAGCGACTTTCAATCCGCTCGACCCCGACCCAAACTTTCCATCGGATGGAAACATCCGGCTGATGTACGAATCCTTGCTTGCCTTTAACCAACTGACAGGCAAGCTGGATCCAATGCTAGCCGATTCCTATAGTCAAACGGATTCCTGCATTACGGTCCACTTAAATTCGCAAGCCAAGTGGAACAATGGCGAAAAAATCACGACTGAAGATGTTATTTACACCTTCAAGATGGATTCTATCCTGCCAACAGCCCACCACAACAACTGGAAATACATCAAGACCGTTACAGACGATGGCGACAATCATATTTCGTTCCACCTGACGGAAAACAAGAATCCGCTCATGGTTCTGAATGCCATTGCCGAGACATCGATCCTCCCCAAGTCCGTATTCGAGCCTTTGCTCAAGTCCGCCAAGACCGGCAAGAGCTACAACATGGAGAAGATTCTCGAATTCAAGAACGACGTTCAACCGGTCGCATCGGGGCCCTATACCTTAGCCAATTATTCTCCGGACCAAATTGTGCTCAAGCGCAGCGAAAACTACTGGAGATCCAGCAAATACGGTGGCAGAAAACCGGCACCCAAGTATATCATTCACCCCATTTACGACAAGAATGACAACTTCAACAATGCCATGACCCGAGGAAACCTGGACGTTTCTTCCATCTACTTGCCTAGAATCTGGGAAAAGGCCAAAGACAGCATCCGCGCCTGGAGTCGCGAAGAACCGTACCAGCTTCCTGCAACCATTACGGCCTTGGTCGTTGCGGTCACCAAGGAACCGTTCAACAACGTAAGCTTTAGACGAGCCCTAGCCCACTCGATTGACTTCGATAAAATCAAGGCTCGCGCACTTTCGAACTACACCCCCGCCATGCAGCCCGGGTTCATCCTCCCATTTGGCCTAGAAAAGAAGTATTTCAACAAAGAAGATGCCGACGAGTTCGGCTACAGCTACAATACCGAAAAAGCTAGAGAAATACTCTCGGAAGCAGGCTATTCCTGGAACGCCGACGGGAAACTCCTCGACAAGAAGAAAAAGCCTATCCGGGATATCACCATCGAGTGTACGCAAGGTTGGAACGACTGGGTTGAAACCATCAATGTCGTCGTGGAATCGTTTGCAGAGATAGGGATTACAGCAACACCTAAGATTGTCGACTACGCAATATGGGATTCGGATCTACGCCGAGGAACATTCGACCTCGCCATGAAGACTCCGCCGACAGAACACTCCGTCGCCAATCCATGGAACAGGTTCTACCAGATGCTAAGCACCATATCTTATAAACCAGTCGGTGAAGAGACTTTTGTAAACCAGGGGCGTTTCCAGAATGAAGACATAAACATTCTCCTAAAAGAAATCCCCACTATAACCAATGAAGATAGCCTTGTACAGGCATACCGGGAACTCAACAAACTGTTCATGGAAACGGTCCCTGTACTCCCCCTCATGTACAGGCCATCGACATTCTACCAGTTCTCGACCAAGCACTGGACGAACTTCCCTACGGCAGAAAACCCGTATGCCCCCCCAAGCAACCTTATTGTTGCCGCAGGAGTAAGCGCTCTTTGGGAGATTGTACCCGTCGATCAAGCGGATAATCAATAA
- the mpaA gene encoding murein tripeptide amidase MpaA, producing MNFSPDSRGIIQLPSLEYGRSVLGAPLLYYPCKSECKLLVMAGIHGEEPETTFLLSRVLRAFDEPFESIAFILCANPDGVSLGTRGNAGGVDLNRNFKTQNFSTEKVGSRSILEATRDTLLSPGAFAGSEPETQALVALIEKLKPASVLAMHAPMGCVDAPQKTTLVEGVMETFNLPWLPDIGYKTPGSFGTWCGDRGLECVTLELPRMSLEHLFDRYGRVFAEFLERMSLR from the coding sequence ATGAATTTTTCTCCAGATTCTCGCGGTATTATCCAGTTGCCTTCTCTTGAATATGGGCGCTCTGTGCTGGGCGCTCCGCTGTTGTACTACCCGTGCAAGAGCGAATGCAAGTTGCTTGTAATGGCGGGAATTCACGGCGAAGAGCCGGAGACAACGTTCCTCCTGAGTCGTGTGCTCCGTGCTTTTGACGAGCCTTTTGAATCTATCGCATTTATTCTGTGCGCCAATCCGGACGGAGTCTCTCTTGGAACACGCGGGAACGCAGGTGGCGTGGACTTGAACCGCAATTTCAAGACGCAGAACTTTTCGACGGAAAAGGTCGGCTCGCGCTCGATTCTCGAAGCGACACGCGATACGCTTTTATCGCCGGGAGCATTTGCGGGGAGCGAACCGGAAACGCAAGCGCTTGTTGCGTTAATTGAAAAACTGAAGCCTGCGAGCGTGCTTGCGATGCACGCCCCGATGGGCTGTGTCGATGCACCGCAAAAGACAACGCTTGTCGAAGGCGTGATGGAGACGTTCAATTTGCCTTGGCTGCCGGACATTGGGTACAAGACGCCGGGGAGCTTCGGAACGTGGTGCGGTGATCGCGGCCTCGAATGCGTGACGCTTGAACTCCCGCGCATGTCGCTTGAACATTTGTTCGACCGTTATGGCCGTGTGTTTGCGGAATTCTTGGAACGCATGTCGTTGCGCTAG